GCGCCGGGCGCGCGAAGGCGGGTACGTCCCGCCCGTGAAGCGGTCCCGGAACGCCGCGTCCTCGTCCGCGAGCGTCGCGTACGACGCCCTGCGGTCGCAGCTCGCGTAGAAGTACACGAGCTCCTCCGCCTCCGTCCCGATCACCGCCGCCAGCTCGGAGCGCCGGTCCAGTGGCAGCAGGGCGTGCGCGAACCCGTCCGTGCCGTAGAACGCGTGGCACAGCCCGGCCAGTTGGAGTTCCGGCCGCGCGCCCCACTGGGACAGGCGCTGCCGGACCCGGTCCAGGTGGGCGAGCAGCGTCCCGCCCGGATGCGGCATCCCCTCGGCGCCGTGCTCCCGCAGCAGCGCGACCGCTTCCTTCGTGCTCCCTGATATGTCCACGCACAGAAAAATACCCCGGAACCGAATTGGCGGCCGGGGTCTTTCTTCGCGTATATTAAGTGTTTACGTATGCGTGTGCGCTAAAGCATGCAGGGAAGTTCAATAAAGGCACTGTATCGCGTCAGGAGCTGAATTGTCAACCGAGGAAATGCGGCAGGAACAACAATTCGTCTCTCTCGCCCACGAGCGGCTCGACCAGCTCAGGGCCGAGGCCGAAGCCGCCATGCTCTTCACGATCGCGCAGGTCAGCACCGGTCTTCAGGCGCGAGTGGAGCGCGATGTCGGCGTGGCCGAGCACTCCGCCTCCCTCGCCGCGCTGAATGCCGCCGACTCCGGGCTCTGTTTCGGGCGTATCGACCGGCGCGACGGAGTCACGCACCACATCGGGCGTACGGGAATCCGGCGGGACGACCTGGAGCGGACTCCGCTGCTGATCGACTGGAGGGCTCCCGCCGCGCGGCCGTTTTATCTCGCGACCGGATATGAGCCGATGGGTTTGCGCCGGCGGAGGCACATCACCACCCAGGGGCGCACCGTCACCGCGCTGCACGACGAGATCATGGATCTCGCCGACACCAACCGCACCGGATACGAGTCGCACGACGCCGACGAGGTGCTGCTCGCCGCGCTGAACAGCGCCCGTACCGGTCGGATGGGCGACATCGTGTCGACCATCCAGGCCGAGCAGGACCGCATCATCCGCGCCCCGCGGCGCGGAGTGCTCGTCGTCGAGGGCGGGCCGGGGACCGGGAAGACCGCGGTCGCTCTGCACCGGGCCGCGTATCTGCTGTACGCGAACCGGGAGCAGTTGGCCAAGCGTGCCGTGCTGATCGTCGGACCCAACCCTGCCTTCCTGGGCTACATCGGCGAGGTGCTGCCCTCACTCGGTGAGACGGGCGTGCTGCTGGCGACGGTCGGCGAGCTGTTCCCCGGCGTTACGGCCACGGGCACGGACAGCCCCGCCGCCGCGGCCGTCAAGGGCCGGGCGGACATGGCCGGCGTACTGGCCGAGGCGGTACGGGACCGGCAGGAGGTGCCCGAGAAGGACGCGCCGATCGTCATCCGGCACGACGACGGGGAGCTGCTGCTCGACTGGGACATGGCCGTCGAGGCCCGGCACAAGGCCCGCGAGACCGGCCTGCCGCACAACCTGGCCCGCCCGCACTTCGTCTTCCGGATCATCGACGACCTGACCACCCAGCTCGCCGACCGGATCGGCGCGGACCCGTACGGCGGCCCGAACTTCCTCGGCCCCGACGACATCGCCCAGCTCGGCAAGGGCATCGCCGCGAGCGCCGAGGTGCACGCCGCGATCGCGTCGCTGTGGCCCCCGCTCACCCCGCAGGGGTTCCTCGCCGGGTACCTGGAAGACCCCACCCATCTGCCCGAGCACGAAGCCGAGTTGATCCGGCGCACCGCCACCGCCTGGACTGGCACCGCCTGGACCGGCACCGCGTGGACCGCCGCCGACGTGCCCCTCCTCGACGAGGCCGCCGAGCTCCTCGGCGAGGACGACTCCGCCGCCCTGGCCGCCGCCGAGGCCGAGCAGGCGCGGCAGATCGCCTACGCACAGGGCGTCCTCGACGTCTCGTACGCCTCCCGTACATACGAGTTCGAGGACAAGCACGACGACGATTCCGAGGTCCTCGCCGCGCACGACATCATCGACGCCGAGCGCATGGCCGAGCGGCAGGAGGAGGCCGACCACCGCAGCGCCGCCGAGCGTGCCGCCGCCGACCGGACGTGGGCCTTCGGGCACATCGTCGTCGACGAGGCGCAGGAGCTGTCGGCCATGGCCTGGCGGCTGCTGATGCGCCGCAGTCCGACCCGCTCGATGACCCTGGTCGGCGACCCGGCGCAGACCGGCGACCTGGCCGGGTGCGATTCCTGGCAGGAGATCCTCGCTCCGTACGTCGGCGACCGCTGGGAACTGGCCCGGCTCGGCGTCAACTACCGTACGCCTGCCGAGATCATGGAGTACGCGTCCCGGCGGCGCCGGATCACCGACCCCGCCTTCGAGCCGCCGCGCTCCATCCGGTCGACGGGGGTACGGCCCTGGGAGCTCACGATGCCGCTCGGAGAGGTGGCCCGGCTCGCCGCCGCCGAGACCCCGGACGAGGGCAGGCTCGCGGTGATCGCCCCGCGCGAGCTGCACGCCGAGCTCGCAGGGCTGGGACAGGGCGACGGTCCGCTGGATCTGTCCCGGCCCGTCGTCCTCATCGACCCCCGCCAGGCGAAGGGCCTCGAGTTCGACACCGTCCTCGTCGTCGACCCCGGCCGGATGAGCGCCAACGATCTCTATGTGGCGCTCACCCGGGCCACGCAGCGGCTCGGGGTGGTGCATCCGGGCCGGGGCCGTCCGGCAGCCGGTTCGTCCTCAAGCACCGGACGGGTCCGGCCGAGCCTGCCCGGCGATTGAGGCCAGAGCACAGCAAGCCCGTCCGGGCGTGGCGGCCTACGCGGGCCGCAGCCAGAGCGTCGCCAGCGGTGGCAGCGTCAGCTGGATGCTCGCCCGGCGGCCGTGCGAGGGGACCGATTCCGGCTTCAGCGGGTCCGGGTTGAGAACATCGCTGCCGCCGTAGCGTGCCGCGTCCGTGTTCAGGACCTCGGTCCAGGCCTGGACCGAGTCCGGTACACCGAGGCGGTACTCGTGGCGGACCACCGGCGAGAAGTGGCTGATGGCGAGCAGCGGCGTGCCCGAGGCGTCGTAGCGGAGGAAGGCGAAGACATTGTCCTCGGCCGCGTCGCCGTCCACCCATGCGAAGCCCTCGGGCTCGGTGTCCCGCTGCCAGAGGGCCGGGGTCGCGCCGTACACCGCGTTCAGATCGCCGACCAGATGCCGCACCCCGCGGTGGTCCGCCTCCGCCGAGTACGACGGATCCAGCAGCCACCAGTCCGGGCCGTGGCCCTCCGACCACTCGGCGCCCTGGGCGAACTCCTGGCCCATGAAGAGCAGCTGCTTGCCCGGGTGCGCCCACATGAAGCCGAGATACGCGCGGTGGTTGGCGCGCTGCTGCCACCAGTCGCCCGGCATCTTGCTGACCAGCGCCTGCTTGCCGTGCACCACCTCGTCGTGCGAGATCGGCAGGACATAGTTCTCGCTGTACGCGTACACCATCGAGAACGTCATCTCGTTGTGGTGGAACTTGCGGTGCACCGGCTCGTGCGAGACATAGCCCAGCGAGTCGTGCATCCAGCCCATGTTCCACTTCAGGCCGAACCCGAGACCGCCGAAGCCGCCGGGGCCGACATGGTGGGTGGCCCGGGTGACGCCGTCCCAGGCCGTGGACTCCTCGGCGACCGTGATGACACCGGGGCACCGCCGGTAGACCGTGGCGTTCATCTCCTGGAGGAAGGCGACGGCGTCCAGGTTCTCCCGGCCGCCGTGTTCGTTCGGCGTCCACTCGCCGTGTTCGCGGGAGTAGTCGAGGTAGAGCATCGAGGCGACGGCGTCCACCCGCAGGCCGTCGATATGGAACTCCTCGCACCAGTACGTGGCGTTGGCGACCAGGAAGTTGCGCACCTCCTTGCGGCCGTAGTCGAACTCGAGCGTGCCCCAGTCGGGATGCGCGGCCCTGGCCGGGTCCTCGTGCTCGTACAGCGAACGGCCGTCGAACTCCGCCAGCGCCCAGTCGTCCTTCGGGAAGTGCGCAGGCACCCAGTCCACCAGCACCCCGATGCCCGCCCGGTGCAGGGCGTCGACGAGGAAGCGGAAGTCGTCGGGGGTGCCCATCCGGGAGGTCGGGGCGTAGAAGCCGGTGACCTGATAGCCCCAGGAGCCGCCGAAGGGATGCTCGGCGACCGGCATCAGCTCGACATGGGTGAAGCCCAGGTCCTTGACGTACGCCGGTAGTTGGACGGCCAGCTGGCGGTAGGTCAGTCCCGGCCGCCAGGACGCGAGGTGCACCTCGTAGACGGAGAAGGGCGACTCGTGCACGGGCACGTCGCCGCGGTGTGCCATCCACTCCTCGTCGTGCCACACATGGTGGGACTCGGTCACGATCGAGGCGTTGGCGGGCGGCACCTCGGTGCGCCGCGCCATCGGGTCGGCGCGCATAGTGTGCGAGCCGTCGGGGCGGGTGATGTCGAACTTGTAGAGCGCGCCCTCGCTCACCCCCGGGAGGAACAGCTCCCAGACGCCCGTCGAGCCGAGCGAGCGCATCGGATACCCGGTGCCGTCCCAGTAGTTGAAGTCGCCGGCGACCCGCACCCCGCGGGCGTTGGGCGCCCAGACGGTGAACCGGGTGCCGGTGACGCCCTGGTGCGCCATCGGCTGGGCACCGAGCGCGTTCCACAGCTCCTCGTGCCGGCCCTCGCCGATCAGGTGCAGATCGAGCTCGCCGAGAGAGGGCAGGAAGCGGTACGGGTCCTGCACCTCGATCTCGTGCGTGCCCTCGGCCTCGGCCTCGGACTCACTGTCGGCCACGGTCTCGTCAACGTCGCCGTCGCTGCCGTAGGCGACCAGCAGCTGGTACTCCGGGGCCGTACGCAGCGGCAGCACCCCCGAGAAGAACCCGTCGCCGTCCTCGTGCAGCTCGGCCCGCAGCCCCTTGGAGAGCACGGTCACCGCCCGCGCGTACGGGCGCAGCACGCGCAGCTCGAGGCCGCCCCGCACCGAGTGCGCGCCGAGCAGCCCGTGCGGATCGTGGTGGGCGCCGCTCAGCAGCCGCTCCCTGTCCCCGTCCGCGAGCGGGTGCGCCGCCCGTACGCCATGACTGCCGCCGGCGCGCGGCCGGGGCGCGGCGGGCGCGGGCTGCTCGTGGCGCGGTTCGGTGTCGGCCGGCCGCTTCGGTACATCGGGGTCGGACGAATTGCGGGACGAGGGTCGGGCGGTCACGGGGGGTCGGCCTCCTTGGGCGGCGGGTGGATCTGTGGATCAGGCGAGGGCGGCGATCAGGTGAGGGCGGCCAGTCGGTCGATGGCCGCCATCGGAACCGGCAGCCAGTCGGGGCGGTTCCTGGCCTCGTACACGACTTCGTACACGGCCTTGTCCGTCTCGTACGCACGCAGCAGTTCGGGTTCGGTGCGCGGATCCGCGCCGGAGACCTCGGCGTAGCCCTCGCAGTACGCCGTACGGCAGCGCTCCGCCCAGGAAGGGTTCCACGGGCGGTGCGTGCGCGCCGCGTAGTCGAACGAGCGGAGCATCCCGGCGACATCCCGCACCGGGGGCTGCGGCCTGCGCCGTTCGGTGAGCGGGCGCGCGGGCTCGCCCTCGAAGTCGATGACCGACCAGTGGCCGCCCGCGGAACCGGCGCCGCGCAGCGTCTGGCCCAGATGGAGATCTCCGTGGACGCGCTGGGCCCGCCAGCCGTCGCCGCCCCGGCCCGGCGCGGCGAGCGCGTCGAAGGCCGCGCGCAGCCGGGGCACGTACGGCTGCAGGGCGGGCACCGCCTGTGCGGCCGCGTCCAGCCGCTCCGACATCGCGGCCGCCAGCTGCTCGGTCTGCGGGCTGCGCACCATCACCGTCGGCAGCTCGCTCGCCAGCGCCGCATGGACCTCTGCGGTCACCCGGCCGAGCGCACGGGCCTCGTCGGTGAAGGAGCGCCCGCCGGCCAGTGAGTCCAGCGCGAGCAGCCAGCCGTCCTGCGAGCCGCGCAGGAAGGGCTGCAGCACGCCGAGGGTGTACGGCTCCGGCGTGGTCGACTCGTACCAGGCGACGGGCGCCGGCACCCGGTCGCAGCCCGCGCGGGCGAGCGCGAGCGGCAGTTCCAGATCGGGGTTGGGGCCGGGGTGGACCCGGCGGAAGAGCTTGAGGATGTACGCATCGCCGTACACCAGCGAGGAGTTGGACTGTTCGACGTCCAGCGGGCGCCCGGCGAGGCCGCCGGGGATGGCCGGGCCCCGGTCGAACCGGTCGAAGCGCAGCGGCCCGAGCGAGCCGGGCGTACGCAGCCGCTCCAGGATCAGCTCGGCCAGCCGGGGATCGTGCAGACCTTCGTAGACCGTCCGTCCGGCCAGCGGACCCTCCGCCGGACGGCCGATCAGCGCGGGCGCGAGATACGGCGGCAGGGTCTCGCGCACGCCGAGCAGGAGCTGATAGCAGTCGTTCGAAGCCTGGGCGCCCCCTCCCGGCTGCTGGACCCGGACGAGCAGATGCAGCAGCCCGCTGCCGGGTCCGTCCAGCGGCAGCAGTTCGGTCGCCGAGACGAGCGAGAAGCCGGTGACCGGCCGGCCCTTGCCGGCGAACCAGCGCTGCCGCGGCAGCCATTCGTGCAGGAGTGGGGCGAGTGACGGGAGAAGAGCGACGAGAGTCCGGGTGGATGCAGCCTCCGACATGGCATCGCGTCCTTTCCCCGGGTACACCACGAATGCGCAGAGTGTCCCGGATTACAGCTGTGGCTGTCCGGCGGCGCGCGGGGATGAGGGGGAGAGTGCCCAGGGCGGGGCGGCGGAAACCGCCCCGCGTGACATACCTCTCCCCATCCGTGCCTCAGGTCGGGGCCTGGTCCTTCCTGAGCCGGAACCAGTAGAAGCCGTGCCCGGCGAGAGTCAGCAGGTAGGGCCACTGGCCGATGGGGGGGAACCGCACCCCGCCGATCAGCTCCACCGGATGCCGGCCGCCGAAGGCCCGCAGATCGAGCTCGGTGGGCTGCGCGAAACGCGAGAAATTGTTGACGCAGAGCACGAGATCGTCCTTGTACTCGCGAAGGAAGGCGAGCACGGCCGGATTCGACGAGGGCAGTTCGGTGTACGAACCGAGGCCGAAGGCGTGGTTCTGCTTGCGGATCTCGATCATCCGCCGGGTCCAGTGCAGCAGCGATGACGGCGAGGCCATCGCCGCCTCGACATTGGTGACCTGGTAGCCGTAGACCGGATCCATGATCGTGGGGAGATAGAGCCGGCCGGGGTCGCAGGAGGAGAAGCCCGCGTTCCGGTCGGGCGTCCACTGCATCGGGGTCCGTACGGCGTCCCGGTCGCCCAGCCAGATGTTGTCGCCCATCCCGATCTCGTCGCCGTAGTACAGGATCGGCGATCCCGGCAGCGACAGCAGCAGCGCGGTGAACAGCTCGATCTGGTTGCGGTCGTTGTCGAGCAGGGGCGCGAGCCGCCGGCGGATGCCGATATTGGCACGCATCCGCGGGTCCTTGGCGTACTCCGCGTACATGTAGTCGCGCTCTTCGTCCGTGACCATCTCGAGCGTGAGCTCGTCGTGGTTGCGCAGGAAGATGCCCCACTGGCAGTTCTTCGGGATCGCCGGGGTCTTGGCGAGGATTTCCGAGACCGGATAGCGCGACTCGCGCCGCACCGCCATGAAGATCCGCGGCATCACGGGGAAGTGGAACGCCATGTGGCATTCGTCGCCGCCGGCCGGGAAGTCGCCGAAGTAGTCGACGACGTCCTCCGGCCACTGATTGGCCTCGGCGAGGAGCACGGTGTCCGGGTAGTGGGCGTCGATCACCTTCCGTACGTGCTTGAGGAAGGTGTGGGCGGCGGGGAGGTTCTCGCAGTTGGTGCCCTCCTCCTTGTACAGATACGGCACGGCGTCCAGCCGGAAGCCGTCGATGCCCAGGTCCAGCCAGAAGCGCAGCGCCGAGATGATCTCCTCCTGCACCGCCGGGTTCTCGTAGTTGAGATCGGGCTGGTGCGAGAAGAAACGGTGGAAGTAGTACTGCTTGCGGACCGGGTCGAAGGTCCAGTTGGACGTCTCGGTGTCGACGAAGATGATCCGGGCGTCCTCGAACTGTTTGTCGTCGTCGGCCCAGACGTAGTAGTCGGCGAACGGCCCTTCCGGGTCGTTGCGGGACTCCTGGAACCACGGGTGCTGATCGCTCGTGTGGTTCATGACGAAGTCGATGATGACGCGCATACCGCGCTGGTGGGCGGCGTCGACGAACTCCACGAAGTCGGCGAGATCGCCGAATTCGGGCAGCACGGCGGTGTAGTCGGAGACGTCGTAACCGCCGTCCCTCAGTGGTGACTTGAAGAACGGCGGCAGCCAGAGGCAGTCGACCCCCAGCCACTGCAGATAGTCAAGTTTGGCGGTGATGCCCTTGAGGTCGCCGATGCCGTCGCCGTTGCTGTCCTGGAAGGACCGCACGAGGACTTCGTAGAAGACGGCCCGCTTGAACCAGTCGGGATCGCGGTCCTTGGCGGGGGTGTCCTCGAACAGGTCGTGGACGGGCTCATTGACGATCATGATGTGGGTGACCCTCCGATCGGCGGGGACGGTCGCAGAACGACGATGTGCGCGGGCGTGATGCCCGGCTCGAGGCGCACATAGTTGGCCCTGCCCCAGTGATAGGTCTCGCCGGTGAGCTCGTCGCGCACCGGTGCGCTCTCGTGCCATTCGAGGCCGAGGTGCGGCATGTCCAACGAGACCGTGGCCTCCTGGGTGTGGTGGGGGTCGAGGTTGGCGACCACGACGACGGTGTTCGAACCGGAAGCGCCGTCGGCGGATTTCGAGTACGC
The Streptomyces lunaelactis genome window above contains:
- a CDS encoding DUF6817 domain-containing protein; translation: MDISGSTKEAVALLREHGAEGMPHPGGTLLAHLDRVRQRLSQWGARPELQLAGLCHAFYGTDGFAHALLPLDRRSELAAVIGTEAEELVYFYASCDRRASYATLADEDAAFRDRFTGGTYPPSRARRRDFAELTAVNELDLARADGAFRTRHGASLLRLFTQWRPLLSDAAWADVRDVLVPRGKELGLS
- a CDS encoding HelD family protein, which produces MRQEQQFVSLAHERLDQLRAEAEAAMLFTIAQVSTGLQARVERDVGVAEHSASLAALNAADSGLCFGRIDRRDGVTHHIGRTGIRRDDLERTPLLIDWRAPAARPFYLATGYEPMGLRRRRHITTQGRTVTALHDEIMDLADTNRTGYESHDADEVLLAALNSARTGRMGDIVSTIQAEQDRIIRAPRRGVLVVEGGPGTGKTAVALHRAAYLLYANREQLAKRAVLIVGPNPAFLGYIGEVLPSLGETGVLLATVGELFPGVTATGTDSPAAAAVKGRADMAGVLAEAVRDRQEVPEKDAPIVIRHDDGELLLDWDMAVEARHKARETGLPHNLARPHFVFRIIDDLTTQLADRIGADPYGGPNFLGPDDIAQLGKGIAASAEVHAAIASLWPPLTPQGFLAGYLEDPTHLPEHEAELIRRTATAWTGTAWTGTAWTAADVPLLDEAAELLGEDDSAALAAAEAEQARQIAYAQGVLDVSYASRTYEFEDKHDDDSEVLAAHDIIDAERMAERQEEADHRSAAERAAADRTWAFGHIVVDEAQELSAMAWRLLMRRSPTRSMTLVGDPAQTGDLAGCDSWQEILAPYVGDRWELARLGVNYRTPAEIMEYASRRRRITDPAFEPPRSIRSTGVRPWELTMPLGEVARLAAAETPDEGRLAVIAPRELHAELAGLGQGDGPLDLSRPVVLIDPRQAKGLEFDTVLVVDPGRMSANDLYVALTRATQRLGVVHPGRGRPAAGSSSSTGRVRPSLPGD
- the treS gene encoding maltose alpha-D-glucosyltransferase, giving the protein MIVNEPVHDLFEDTPAKDRDPDWFKRAVFYEVLVRSFQDSNGDGIGDLKGITAKLDYLQWLGVDCLWLPPFFKSPLRDGGYDVSDYTAVLPEFGDLADFVEFVDAAHQRGMRVIIDFVMNHTSDQHPWFQESRNDPEGPFADYYVWADDDKQFEDARIIFVDTETSNWTFDPVRKQYYFHRFFSHQPDLNYENPAVQEEIISALRFWLDLGIDGFRLDAVPYLYKEEGTNCENLPAAHTFLKHVRKVIDAHYPDTVLLAEANQWPEDVVDYFGDFPAGGDECHMAFHFPVMPRIFMAVRRESRYPVSEILAKTPAIPKNCQWGIFLRNHDELTLEMVTDEERDYMYAEYAKDPRMRANIGIRRRLAPLLDNDRNQIELFTALLLSLPGSPILYYGDEIGMGDNIWLGDRDAVRTPMQWTPDRNAGFSSCDPGRLYLPTIMDPVYGYQVTNVEAAMASPSSLLHWTRRMIEIRKQNHAFGLGSYTELPSSNPAVLAFLREYKDDLVLCVNNFSRFAQPTELDLRAFGGRHPVELIGGVRFPPIGQWPYLLTLAGHGFYWFRLRKDQAPT
- the glgB gene encoding 1,4-alpha-glucan branching enzyme; this encodes MLSGAHHDPHGLLGAHSVRGGLELRVLRPYARAVTVLSKGLRAELHEDGDGFFSGVLPLRTAPEYQLLVAYGSDGDVDETVADSESEAEAEGTHEIEVQDPYRFLPSLGELDLHLIGEGRHEELWNALGAQPMAHQGVTGTRFTVWAPNARGVRVAGDFNYWDGTGYPMRSLGSTGVWELFLPGVSEGALYKFDITRPDGSHTMRADPMARRTEVPPANASIVTESHHVWHDEEWMAHRGDVPVHESPFSVYEVHLASWRPGLTYRQLAVQLPAYVKDLGFTHVELMPVAEHPFGGSWGYQVTGFYAPTSRMGTPDDFRFLVDALHRAGIGVLVDWVPAHFPKDDWALAEFDGRSLYEHEDPARAAHPDWGTLEFDYGRKEVRNFLVANATYWCEEFHIDGLRVDAVASMLYLDYSREHGEWTPNEHGGRENLDAVAFLQEMNATVYRRCPGVITVAEESTAWDGVTRATHHVGPGGFGGLGFGLKWNMGWMHDSLGYVSHEPVHRKFHHNEMTFSMVYAYSENYVLPISHDEVVHGKQALVSKMPGDWWQQRANHRAYLGFMWAHPGKQLLFMGQEFAQGAEWSEGHGPDWWLLDPSYSAEADHRGVRHLVGDLNAVYGATPALWQRDTEPEGFAWVDGDAAEDNVFAFLRYDASGTPLLAISHFSPVVRHEYRLGVPDSVQAWTEVLNTDAARYGGSDVLNPDPLKPESVPSHGRRASIQLTLPPLATLWLRPA
- a CDS encoding maltokinase N-terminal cap-like domain-containing protein: MSEAASTRTLVALLPSLAPLLHEWLPRQRWFAGKGRPVTGFSLVSATELLPLDGPGSGLLHLLVRVQQPGGGAQASNDCYQLLLGVRETLPPYLAPALIGRPAEGPLAGRTVYEGLHDPRLAELILERLRTPGSLGPLRFDRFDRGPAIPGGLAGRPLDVEQSNSSLVYGDAYILKLFRRVHPGPNPDLELPLALARAGCDRVPAPVAWYESTTPEPYTLGVLQPFLRGSQDGWLLALDSLAGGRSFTDEARALGRVTAEVHAALASELPTVMVRSPQTEQLAAAMSERLDAAAQAVPALQPYVPRLRAAFDALAAPGRGGDGWRAQRVHGDLHLGQTLRGAGSAGGHWSVIDFEGEPARPLTERRRPQPPVRDVAGMLRSFDYAARTHRPWNPSWAERCRTAYCEGYAEVSGADPRTEPELLRAYETDKAVYEVVYEARNRPDWLPVPMAAIDRLAALT